The nucleotide sequence atACTGGAttctcggcctctcgttcggttgcgaaacgactgaggccagaactccctctcattatctgcggtaagtgtaagcagaagattgtgatggagtaccgagtcaagagacagggacccaacaagggtcgtgttttctataagtgcccggatcgcgatgtgagtttcttacgcatttgattattatggctaattgatctgcttttcttgaatatttttgactaaatattttttggctttaatttcagtgggatggcaatggatgcgatggttggtactgggaggaagattatgctacatacgtgcagaattccgggtgcgcttgaggtagcagttgctgatgatgaggcagtgagccagtaggagaagcttattgatattcaacagacgaatgatttaTCTGTTTTAGTTACGTACggtcatgaaataattatgttattgaagtgcattgtagttttagtttgtttagtgacagttgggattgcttacgttgttgccaggcttagttaattaatcaaccgtgtgtgtgttatctatgttgtgtaataaaatacttaattatgttcaaggttttcataatttgtcgtgtaatacagattatgtcacgccattggatgtataatgccgatcgccgctcccaagactttattgagggcatgcactatttcttaggtgtggccgaggcaaataagcgggatggtttcatatgctgtccatgtgccctatgtaagaatttaaaggaatattcaagctcaatgagttttcattcacatttgcttaagtcaggttttatgtcaaactatatatgttggactaagcatagagaaagcggggtcatgatggaagaaggtgaaggagaagatttagacattgatgacattattgcttagtatggtgcctttgatgatactacaatgggggagatgaagaagaggtagcggcagaagatgatctcggtgatgctcttggcgatgccattcgtgatgcacaacaagaatgcgaaagtaaaaagagaaagttaagtttgagcgcatgcttgacgatcataggaagttgctatacccaacggccgaagaggggcaaaaaatactgggtacaacactggaattgctacagtggaaggcaaagaatggtgtatccgacaaggcatttgggaatttattgaacctcataaagaagatgcttcgaagccaaatgaattgcccaccactacgtatgaagcaaaaaaggttgtctgccctttgggattaaaaatccagaagatacatgcatgtcctaatgactgcatcctctaccatggcaatgaatacgagaatttggatgaatgcccagtatgtaaagcatcgtggtataagatcaggcgcaatgatcctagtgacgtcgagggtgaacaacatcctagaaagaaaattccctgccaaggttatgtggtatgctcctataataccacgcttaaaacatttgttcagaaataaagaccatgcaaagttgttgtggtggcataaagaagaccgtaaggtagacaatatgctgaggcacccagctgatgggtccctagtggagagcgatagacagggaatttccaaagtttgcaaatgaggctagaaacttaaggttcgccttaagtacagataggtatgaatccttttggggagcagagcactagtcatagcacttggccagttactctatgtatctacaaccttcctccatggttatgcatgaagcggaagttcattatgatgtcgatcctcatccaaggtccgaggcaacctaggcaacgacattgatgtctatctgaagccattagttgaagaacttctagttttatggaacaaaccaggtgtacatgtctgggatgagtacaaacaagaacactttgacctacgagcaatgttgttcgtaacaatcaatgattggcctgctttaagtaatcttttaggtcagacaaacaaaggatataatgcatgcacacattattttgatgaccttgacagtatatatttgaaaagatgtcgaaaaggttgtgtaccttggccatcgtcgattccttcctttgaatcaccaagtaagaaagaaagggaagcattttaaaggtaagccagaccaccagaagaagcctcataaccgaaccggggaagatgtactcgcaatggtcaaggacgtgaaagtagtatttggaaagggacaaggcagtgaatctgttcccaaagatgctaagagacacacacccatgtggaagaagaagtccatcttttgggagctaccctattggtaagtcctagaggtccgcaatgcaatcgacgtgatgcacctgacaaagaatctttgtgtgaacctgttaggattcatgggtgtgtacgggaagccaaaggattcacttgaagcacaccaggacttgcagggcatgaaagaatgagacaaccttcatccagagaagacagatgatggacgtcattacttaagtcttgctagctacacgcttagcaaagaagagagggacaacatgttcgaatgtctaagcagcatcaaggtcccatcgggattctcctctaatataaagggtataataaatatgccagagaagaaattcctaaacttaaagtctcacgactgccacgtgcttatgacgcaattgcttccagttgctttaagaggaattctacctccacatgtacgtctagccaccgtgaagttatgtgcattcctcaatgcaatttcttagaaggtaatcaatctagtggaactagctactctacagaatgatatggttcaatgtcttgttagctttgagttggtgttccctccatccttctttaatatcatgacacatctcctagttcatttgttgaaggagattagtattcttggacctgtgttcttacataacatgttccccttcgagaggatttatgggagtcttgaagaaatatgtgaaagtctgttctaagcctgaaggaagcatcgcctaagactatggaacagaggaggtcattgagttctgtgttgactttattcctgaccttgccccaatTGGTGTTcttgaatcacgacacgaggggagactcagtggtaaaggaactttagggaagaaaacatatattggcatggaagacgattatttcaataaaacacactacacagttcttcagaactcgtcattggtacatccgtacatcgagatacataaggagttcttacgatccaagtttctagggaagactgaaacTTGGATTAGGcagtcagcacatggaaagtttcagtggttggttgcgaaaagaatgtcaaggcaatgacaatattgatgagcaactgtatttgttggctaggcaaccatcgtggcatatcctcacgtaccaagggtacgagataaatgggaatacattttacacagttgcccaagataaaaggagcaccaatcaaaatagtggtgttcgcatagatgacatagatccaaatgggaatatacaaacatattatggccgcatagaagagatatggggaactagactacgcacctaattttaaagtccctttgttctgatgccaatgggtgaagctgaccagaggaggggtaacagtcgacaaagagtatggaatgacaacagtggacctcaacaatattgggtacaaagatgaaccattcgtccttgctgccgatgtgagtcagatgttctatgtgaaagacatgtctacaaaatcaaagagaggaaaaaacaaagacaacacaatgatcaatgagccaaaatgccacatagttctttctgggaaaataaatatagtagggaattgaagacaagtcagacatgtcagaagattatgaaagaaatgtccgaattccacccttcatagtgaagaaagatccaagcatcatattaaatgatgaagacactccatggttacgacaagatcataaccaagggtcatacgtcaataagaaattcactgttgtgcccgcatgatacaacgatgcatgtttaatatattatattttagagatggatattatgtaatatgttatgacttcacattgtaatatgtttaaCATATattttcaaatttcacaagtgtgtgacatagttttagaaagtctatatgagattcaagaatttgtgactagtgtttgataaaactttctcaaatgggaaaatgagctatgtaacaattgtagatcttgctgagatgatcaaacttggtattcagagttttttcatctgaggtcatttagtgtctcatttgagcaagtttgaccaagtcaaatttgttcaaatgaaaaaacaacactttgactctagtattatgaactctaaatgacttcaaattgaaaagttttgaataccaagtttgttaaactcatcaagatatacaattgttgttttggtcaactttccatttgagatagtttggatggctcaaatttgtgatttttaaattttgacgcctacaaactagttttcggaaccctagattgtctcaaatttaaaagttttgaataccaagtttgttcaactcatcaagatgtacaagtccttatataggccatttttcatttgagaaagtttgaacaaaatgtagttcaaatttcataagtgtgtgacagttttagaaagtctatatgagattcaagaatttgtgactagtgtttgataaaactttctcaaatgagaaaatgagctatgtaacaattgtagatcttgctgagatgatcaaacttggtattcaaagttttttcatctgaggtcatttattgtctcatttgaggaagtttgaccaagtcaaatttggtcaaatgaaaaaacaacactttgactttagtattataaactctaaatgacttcgaattgaaaagttttgaataccaagtttgttaaactgatcaagatctacaattagttgttttggtcaactttccatttgagatagtttggacagttcaaatttgtgatttttaaatttcgacgcttacaaactagttttcggaaccctagattgtctcaaattgaaaagttttgaataccaagtttgttcagctcatcaagatatacaattgttgttttggtcaactttcaattggagaaagtttagatggttgaaatttatgatttttaaatttcaacgcctataaactagtttttggaaccctagattgtatcaaattgaaaagttttgaatatcaagtttattcagctcatcaagatctacaatccttatataggccattttttcatttgaaaaagttagtAGAACAAAGAtattatattttctttatttttataggttcaacaaaaatttcatatcattttggTTAAAaatcgagaaaaaattgaaacattgacgttacaataatgtgataataaatttcctatcgaataatattagttttattaattttaagttacaaatatatttttgcattaacaaaatacttagttttagtaacatttatattctatattcataaaagaaattaaaaaactttaggttacaaaattttcctatttacaataaataattagttcaatcaatagtattttttaaaataaatattgcaaagtattgaagttgctatagaattaattgattaacctagtattaaacacggagaacaaaatcaaaatcccaggcctttcaattactctggcgggctgccaaaattttcaggccttcagtcccggcccaggccaggaaccgggactaaagggtgggcggagttgcccgcccaaaaatacctttagtcccggctggtaacaccaaccgggactaaagctcctttagtcccgattcgGCTTACCGGTCGGGACTAAATGgcgtttagtcccggctggtgtgaccagccgggactaaagggtcccggcctatatatatcgaacggttcctgcctgttcatcttctacttttcgatctacacatcgatctcgtctctgccgcgcccggccgtgtcgagctcgtctctgccatgccgccgtcgtcgtctacccccgcccggccacgCCAATCCGCCCGCATCGcttcccgcccggcctcgtcgtcgagccccgcccggacGGCCGTCGAGCTCTCAGTCTGCCGCGCCGTCGTCATCTCACTCGGTCCGCGCGATCTCGCCGTCTCCACCGTAGTCGTACGCCTCGtgcgaggtgctcagctcggccccgtggccggccagcacgcccatgCCCGGCCCGCCATCCGCCCCGGCTAGTTTATTTAGATAGCATTTAAGATAGTTTTTTAAGATAGTTTTTGacatatatgttagattaaaatgtattaaaatttaattagtagtttattcttagttttttagttagtttttagatagtttttgatatatgttaattagatttaaatgtattaaaatttaattagtactttatttagatagttttttattatagtttttgatatatttagtaattattattctatctctctctatatatgtgttagatttaattttgttttagtaattgacacatgcatattttattagtaattctatctctatatcacatgcatattttattttattaattCTATCtgtatatcacttggatattttattagtaattctatctatatcacatgtatatctagagagagattctatatgtatacatattctatgtgttgagagagagagaaaattgtatctagagagacattctatgtgttatcacatacatatctagagatatatacatatgcacttatttctatgtgttgagagtgagagagagaaaattgtatcattctatgtgtatatatacatgtacttatttccatatttttggatcgaaagtgtttttgattcgattcaaAGCATATACCTTATTAttatttatccttatgaaatattatgtgttattatatttaattggatttagtaatctCTCTATATATTTTAGTTCTTCACGCCGCCATTCGTCGGAGAGCTCGAGGCCATGTTCCCGAAGAAAGACGCCGTATTCTACCACCTGGGTCGGTACCTTTTCCACCCCAGCAACGCCGTCTTGCCGCGCTGTCACGAGCTACTACAGCGCCAACCTCGCAGGCGTTGGCCGCCTCGTCGGCATCCAGATCAGGGTGTTCCAGGACAAGCAGCCGCCGTAGCAAATCCTAGGACCAGCTCCTGTCCTGCGTCCGCGACGAGAAGCTGCTCCCAGAGACGACCACAAAATACAACGGCACGTCGTCATCCTATGGTGTCCTTGTGACGTCGCTGAGCTCATGGTATTACGAGAGGCTCAAGGGCGAGTACGGCGGCAGACTCACCGGCGGCGTACACCAGCCGAGCCACGAGGGGCGGCAGCGGTATGCGCAACGAAGTGCACAACGTGAAGTCGCTGAGCGAGATGTACCTGCTCAGCATGTGCGACGTGCTTGTCACCAGTGGCTTCTCCACGTTCGGGTACGTCGCGCAGGGCCTCGGCAGGCTGCAGCCGTGGGTCATGTCGAGGCCGTCCCCGTGGGAGGAGTGGACGGAGGGTCAGGCGGCGCCACAACCGCCATGCCAGCGCGCACTCTCCGTCGAGCCGTGCTTCCACTCGCCGTCGTCCTATGACTGCACGGTGAGGAGGGACGTGGAGCTGGACAAGGTGACGTCCTACATCTGGCGCTGCGTGGACGTCAGCTAGGGGCATAAAGCTTGTGAATCAATGCCGTGACAGTTAGTGGTAGCATTTGTCAAATAGGCGCCGTATGTAGGCACTTGAACCTACTCTGAGCTTGCTTTGTTCCTTTTTTCCATTTGGTTAAACATTACATGCATAGATAAGTTCAGCTTATAAAAGCTTAAATTGATAGAAACTTTTTAAAATCAGACAGAGAGGGAGGATCGTCACCTAATTTCATTATAGCATCTCCATAAGGGGACCCAATTATAATTTTGTAGTATCATAGAAAAAAAACTTAATTCAACAAGGGTCCAACTCGAATCCCTACTATAATTTATGAATGTCGCTAAACTTCCTCCTCGACCACATCTCTAAGGGGTGTGTAGGGAGCTCCACACTTCTTCCTACGAACACCCCCCAACTCACTCACGCGCATCTTTTAGTCCCACAACTCTCTTTCATGTCGCCGCCCTATTCCCCTCCCCCGGTTAAGCCCCTCGGCTTGGTGCAGTTCCGACGTCCGCCCCCTCCCCGATGAGGCACGTTCAATACGGCTTCTCTCCTCGCAGCAAGGCACCCTGACCCCACTTCGTCTCCTCTCTGCTTGTTGTCTGCGatgctcctcgtcctcctcagcgAACCTATAGCTCAGTAGATTTGGAACTGATGGTAGATATGGTCTAATTATCAGTGGATCCTATATGCCAGCGCCTACTAGAATGGATTTGAGCACCCTTGTTTAAGGGCTCCTATTAGAGTAGGTGAAAAATATCAGACCATTAAAAAGTAAGGAGAGCCCTCATATCAAAAGTAAGATCCTAATTTGAGGGCTCGTGTTGAGTTGCTCTTACATAGACAGACTAGACTGATGGATTAATAATTATTCCAGAAATATATAACTCATGTTCATGATTATGACAGTCTCAAACTAGAAACTATGATATAGTTTTCATACTTGTAAGTCATATAGAcactatagaaaaaaaaatcatatttttcaATGAACTGTTTCTTTAAAATAGGACTGTCCAATCATATATCTTCTTTCTCCTCATCCCCCTAGGCCCTATCTCATATCTTCTTATCGATATTATGGGCCCAGATATCCAAAAAAACACCCAGCCAGAACAGAATGCCCCGAATAATTTATGCAGGAGGCCCAAACTAGATAGGGTATCTCTCGACTACTTGGTGGATATATTGTATTACACTCAAAACAAACTCAGATGAAAAAGTCGTTAACTGCAAAGATGcagatctcgtcgagtactataACTTTGATGCTGATTTTACCTCTATTCGACATTGTTAATAATGTCAAATATGATCCGAGAACTTATATTAAATATTTGGACTTGTAAAtcatctcaaatgaaaaagttgtccacCGTAAAAATATATAGCAAGAGAGCCATACCATTTGCCTTAAACAGTATTCATGCTCATTGTAAATATTCCAGAGTACACAAACGAATTCTTGGACATCAATGGTCTAAACATAATAGAACATAAGTATAGATAACTGT is from Miscanthus floridulus cultivar M001 chromosome 7, ASM1932011v1, whole genome shotgun sequence and encodes:
- the LOC136465507 gene encoding galactoside 2-alpha-L-fucosyltransferase-like codes for the protein MRNEVHNVKSLSEMYLLSMCDVLVTSGFSTFGYVAQGLGRLQPWVMSRPSPWEEWTEGQAAPQPPCQRALSVEPCFHSPSSYDCTVRRDVELDKVTSYIWRCVDVS